Part of the Caretta caretta isolate rCarCar2 chromosome 7, rCarCar1.hap1, whole genome shotgun sequence genome is shown below.
aaaatacctaCTGGGTTTGTTCCTCTGTTCAGGCCACTTCAGTGTTTTGGGGGCAGATGCATGCAATAAAAATCAATCATGGTATTCTGGCTAGAAATTTACCTTTTACACCTGTTGTGCTTACAAGATCAGTTGTTGATAGCCTGTAACGTAAACATTAATTGTGATCAAACTAGTCTCTTTACTAATTTCTAAAAGGCAACAGTACCTTACCATACCTCTCCTTCTCTTCCATAGATATCTGAAGCGGGGAAAGACTCCTTGCCTTCTTGGTTGCATTGGGAACCGAAGAGTAGCACCTTGGAAGGTCTGCCCCTGGATACTGACAAGGGTGTGCATTACATCTCAGTGAATGCAGGGCAGCTGGAGCCCAATGGAAGTTATGTGCCCCAAACCATCAATGTCTTTTCCATTGAGGTTCACCCTGAAGACCACAATGAACCTCAGTCAGTACGAGTGACTTCCCAAGACCAGAATGAGGCAGCACCATTCATGTGTGGCACAGAGGAACCAGTCACAATCCTAACTGTAATTTTGGATGCTGACTTAACAAAAATGACACCAAAGCAAAGAGTTGAACTTTTAAACCGAATGAAACGTTTTTCAGAGGTGGAACTTCATAACATGAAGTTGGTTCCTGTTGTAAATAATAGACTCTTTGACATGTCAGCCTTCATGGCTGGGCCAGGAAATGCAAAGAAGGTGGTGGAAAATGGGGCCTTACTCTCATGGAAATTGGGATGTTCTTTGAGCCAAAATAGTGTTCCCAACATCAGCAATGTTGAAGCTCCTGCTAAAGAAGGTGCCATGTCTGCCCATCTTGGCTACCCTGTTGTTGGCTGGCACATTGCTAACAAGAAACCTCATCTTCCTAAGAGGATAAGGCGGCAGATCAATGCCACCCCTACACCTGTCACTGCCATCGGGCCACCTACAACTGCTATCCAAGAACCACCAACCAGAATTGTTCCCactcccacatccccagccattGCTCCACCCACAGAAACAACGGCTCCTCCAGTAAGAGAGCCTATACCGTTACCTAGGAAACCTACAGTTACTATTAGAACAAGAGGAGCCATTGTTCAGACACCAACTCTAGGACCAGTTCAGCCAACCAGAGTAGTAGAAGCCACCAGTACTATCCCTGGGCAGATTCGCCCAACGATGACTGGATATGTAGAGCCTACTGCTGTGGTTACACCACCCACAACCACTACTAAGAAACCAAgagttaccactctgaaactagGCACACCATCAACAACAGATTCCTCTACAGCTACAACTCGAAGGCCTACCAGAAGACCCAAAACTCCTCGACCTACCAAGCCCCCTGGCACGACCAGATCACCAATCACTAAGTTGGAAACCCCCTCTCCTCCAACCCGCATACGCACTACCATTAGTGGTCCTTCCCGTGTGTGGGAGCCAAATGAGCCGCCAAGGCTGACAAACCACATTGACAGGGTGGATGCATGGGAAGGCACTTACTTTGAAGTTAAAATACCTTCCGATACATTCTATGATAAAGAAGACACCACTACAGATAAACTACAATTGACTCTAAAGCTGAAAGAGCAGAAAATGGTGGAAGAAAACTCCTGGGTCCAGTTCAATAGCACTAGTCAACTAATGTATGGAATGCCTGATCACAGCCACATAGGTAAGCATGAGTATTTCATGTACGCCACGGACAAAGGTGGCCTCTCTGCAGTGGATGCTTTTGAAATACATGTTCACAAACGGCCACATGGGGACAAGTCTCCAGTTAAATTCAAAGCCAAATTCCATGGAGACCACAATGCAGTGGCCACTGACATCAATAAAAAGATTCAGTTGGTAAAGAAGCTGGCTTTTGCATTTGGTGACCGGAACAGCAGCACCATTACCTTACAAAACATCACCAAGGGCTCCATTGTAGTGGAGTGGACAAACAACACTCTGCCTCTGGACCCGTGCCCAAAAGAACAGATCAGAGCCTTAAGCAAAAGAATCTCTGATGACTCTGGTGGTCCTAGCCCAGCCTTTTCCAATGCCTTAGAGCCAGAGTTCAGGCCCATAAACATATCTGTGGTTGGCTCCGGCAGCTGCAGGCACattcaatttattccagtggctAGAGATAGCAGGATTATCTCTGAAGCCACCCCAACTTTGCTGGCAGGTAAAGACCCCGAGAAGAGCAGTGAGGATGACGTGTACCTGCACACTGTGATCCCTGCTGTGGTGGTTGCTGCTATCCTGCTGATCGCTGGCATCATTGCCATGATCTGTTATCGCAAGAAGAGAAAAGGCAAACTCACCATTGAAGATCAGGCCACCTTCATCAAGAAGGGAGTGCCAATCATATTCGCAGATGAGCTGGATGACTCCAAacctcccccttcctccagcaTGCCCCTGATCCTTCAGGAGGAGaaagcccctctcccccctccagagTACCCAAACCAGAACATGCCAGAGACCACCCCCTTGAACCAGGACACCATCGGGGAATATACTCCATTGCGGGATGAAGACCCCAATGCACCTCCATACCAGCCTCCCCCACCTTTCACAGCACCCATGGAGGGTAAAGGCTCCCGCCCGAAGAACATGACCCCCTACAGGTCTCCACCTCCATACGTCCCCCCTTAATGAATAAAAGATTCTTTGCGGAGTAGGGGCCTCTAGTCCCGTGCCAGGGTTGTCTGTAGGGACTGATGGCCTGCAAATCCATTGCCAACCAGAAACACCACTCAGAATCCCAAACCGCAGCCAGCCCCTCTCCGGAAATGTTCGCTCACCAGAGTGCTGGGGAGACTTTGGgacactgattttatttttgcctaacagcttttattttattttattcatagaaAATTCTTCTTGGCTCAAATGTATTTCTGATGGCAGGCTTCTCGACGCGTCCGCGGACTGgtgaaaagggagagagatggCTGGATGTGCAGGCAGCATAGGGGGTGGCACTCTGAGGCTCTGCTGTTTGCCTTTAACACTAActgtactgttttttttttctattcacgTGTGTCTAGCAACAGGACATAACATGAAAGATAGCCTACAAATAATGACATTTAAGGGACTTTCTGAAGTCAAGGCTGAGTTTTTACATTTATTCTGCTGTTTACCTAAAGTTGTCTGTGTAGTTTTTGGGACGGGGGAGGGGAAGTACTTTGCTAAAAATCAGCTCCAGAGGTGTTTCAAACCCAGTTAGAGGATGGACCTAGCCAGTGTTTTTATCAGAGGAATCCTATTTTTTCACATATTGTAAAATTGTCATTAGCCTGGGTGTGGGCACCCTTTGCCAAGCGGCCAGGAAACTCCCTGCCTCCACATAGGCTGTTGCTGGCCTGCCGAGATCACCCTGCCCGTCCCCATGCTGCTGGAGAACAGAACTTGGTGCCTCAGAACAGCCTGGAAAACATCCATTGGGTAACAGAGAGTGGGGCTCAGTCAGGCTCAAAGGGGCAGCATCTCCACGGTGGGCTGCATGGCTGTGGTGTGAGCAGGCCAGCAGTGGGGAGCTCtgccaggaatgggggaaggttttATGCTGCCCCACTTCTCCATGTAAGTAGTAAGTGCTGGGGTTTGACACACTTTGAGGTGTTTTGGCAAAGATGCAATATTTTTATGTAATGTGTTGCTATCTCCTCACTTCTCCTTGAGCATAGTATTGGCACAGCTTCTCATCCATCCCCTCTTGCTATCCCAACCCACTTGTTCTGCACCACCCTCACACTCGTGCGCACATTACGCTGGCGGTTGGGATCTCCGAAGTGCCAGAAATGGCTCAGAGTAAAACTCTCAAATCTAATTTTTTACTAAATTTTTGATAAAGCCTcaaattgttttattaaaaaataattaaaaatggtaACGCTGACAGCAGTTTGTATGAGCTTAGCTTCATAGTATCAACTCCATGGGACTGGCTGCTTTGCTCACTTTGAGTTCTGTCTCTTAGTCATTGTTAAATAATAGAGCCATGTCTAGGTttcttgcctttttaaaatgaacttcCATCATATCTCCTGCAAGGTTGGGGTTGCCCTGTAGGCTGCTCCTGTGCTTTTTTCCTTTGAACTAAATCATTTTAAGCATGGATTTTTCTTGACCGTTTGAGAACTATTTTTGGTACATTTAGAGGGAGGAAAAACCCTTTGCAATAATGTGGCCCTGCCCTGgccagggctggctgggcaggTTCTGGCTGACTTTGCACACCAAACAGACACTTTAAGCCATATTGACTGTTTTGCAAAGTATGTTTGTGTGCTGACGTGGCCAAGTTACACACCAGTAGGTGACTGGAGAAAATGACCTTCACCTCTTAATTGCTAGGCTGGCATTTCCCATCATCCCTTTTCTCGACTTCAAGGGAGTTTGCCTGTCAAAAGCAAACACTAGTCTAATCTTGTTAGGGCCTTAGCTCGGCACTCTCTGCTTCTGCACCTACAGGGGCATGGGAGGAGTGAGGTCGGGGTGGCTGCAAAGTGCACCTCAGGCAGGGTTTTAGTGGTGCTGGCTTTACCCCACACCAACTGTgactcctcccccactccccccttgcaggagtgCTGAAGCTGAGCAGGCTTCCTAAGAGAGCACTggcccatcttttcctctctgGCAGTAGGGGGAGTGGGAGTGTCGTCACCCAGATGCTCTGCTGGCTTTGTGCTGCGCCTAGAGCTGTGTCTGGAAGCCCTTTGCAGCTGGGAGTAGATTGggagggctgagctggcagcggTACATTTTGGGTGCCTCTTCAGCAGTCCTGAAGTTATCCTCACATGCGCAAGTTGGAACAGACTCCCAAACAGTGCCGTTGTCCCTAGCAACCGCAGCCTCTCCATACTGGCCATGCGCAGGCGCACATATGTCAGGCCTGGGCCTACCTGTCACCATAGAAACTGGAGGCGAAGGGGCAGTGAACAGAATAATAATGGC
Proteins encoded:
- the DAG1 gene encoding dystroglycan 1; the encoded protein is MTVGFVLLPALLGRTLLMLLLVAASVQCHWPSERSELAQDWENQLEASMHSVLSNLRETVPAVVGIPDSSAVVGRYFRVTIPTDLIASNGEMVQISEAGKDSLPSWLHWEPKSSTLEGLPLDTDKGVHYISVNAGQLEPNGSYVPQTINVFSIEVHPEDHNEPQSVRVTSQDQNEAAPFMCGTEEPVTILTVILDADLTKMTPKQRVELLNRMKRFSEVELHNMKLVPVVNNRLFDMSAFMAGPGNAKKVVENGALLSWKLGCSLSQNSVPNISNVEAPAKEGAMSAHLGYPVVGWHIANKKPHLPKRIRRQINATPTPVTAIGPPTTAIQEPPTRIVPTPTSPAIAPPTETTAPPVREPIPLPRKPTVTIRTRGAIVQTPTLGPVQPTRVVEATSTIPGQIRPTMTGYVEPTAVVTPPTTTTKKPRVTTLKLGTPSTTDSSTATTRRPTRRPKTPRPTKPPGTTRSPITKLETPSPPTRIRTTISGPSRVWEPNEPPRLTNHIDRVDAWEGTYFEVKIPSDTFYDKEDTTTDKLQLTLKLKEQKMVEENSWVQFNSTSQLMYGMPDHSHIGKHEYFMYATDKGGLSAVDAFEIHVHKRPHGDKSPVKFKAKFHGDHNAVATDINKKIQLVKKLAFAFGDRNSSTITLQNITKGSIVVEWTNNTLPLDPCPKEQIRALSKRISDDSGGPSPAFSNALEPEFRPINISVVGSGSCRHIQFIPVARDSRIISEATPTLLAGKDPEKSSEDDVYLHTVIPAVVVAAILLIAGIIAMICYRKKRKGKLTIEDQATFIKKGVPIIFADELDDSKPPPSSSMPLILQEEKAPLPPPEYPNQNMPETTPLNQDTIGEYTPLRDEDPNAPPYQPPPPFTAPMEGKGSRPKNMTPYRSPPPYVPP